In Bos indicus isolate NIAB-ARS_2022 breed Sahiwal x Tharparkar chromosome 2, NIAB-ARS_B.indTharparkar_mat_pri_1.0, whole genome shotgun sequence, a single genomic region encodes these proteins:
- the MARCHF7 gene encoding E3 ubiquitin-protein ligase MARCHF7 isoform X4, translating to MESKPSRIPRRISVQPASSLSARLMSGSRGSGLNDTYHSRDSSFRLDSEYQSASAAASPFQPTWYSESEITQGARSRSQNQQRDHDSKRPKLSCTNCTSTSTGRSVGHGLNAVSDSTWRHSQVPRSSSVVLGSFGTDLMRERRTDSSISNLADYSHRSGDFTTSSCVQDRVPSSYSQGARPKENSLSTLQLSASSTNHQMPSEHQTIPCSRDSGRNSLRSDFSPRELESPQSSMQPGFSYTSNRGETSTIGSSDRINSSHRSFQESSDNEGRRTTRRLLSRIASSMSSTFFSRRSNQDSLNTRSLSSENSYVSPRILTGSQSRGNAASASDIPDNRASEASQGFRFLRRRWGLSSLSQNHNSEPDSQNFSQESEGRNTGPWLSSSLRNRCTPLFSRRRREGRDESSRISTSDIPSRSHHLFRRESNEVVHLEAQSEPLGAGANRPQASAAPSSVGTGDSPSDSTRSGRSTGITGILPGSLFRFAVPPALGNNLTDNVMITVDIIPSGWSSSDGKNDKTKNVPSRDPERLQKIKESLLLEDSEEEEGDLCRICQMAAASSSNLLIEPCKCTGSLQYVHQECMKKWLQAKINSGSSLEAVTTCELCKEKLQLNLEDFDIHELHRARANEQAEYEFISSGLYLVVLLHLCEQSFSDMMGNTNEPSTRVRFINLARTLQAHMEDLETSEDDSEEDGDHNRTFDIA from the exons ATGGAGTCTAAACCTTCAAGGATTCCAAGAAGAATTTCTGTTCAACCTGCTAGCTCTTTAAGTGCTAGGTTGATGTCTGGAAGCAGAGGAAGTGGTTTAAATGATACCTATCACTCAAGGGACTCTTCCTTTCGACTGGATTCGGAATATCAG TCTGCATCAGCAGCTGCGTCACCATTTCAACCTACATGGTATAGTGAGTCTGAGATAACTCAGGGAGCACGCTCAAGATCACAAAACCAGCAACGGGATCATGATTCAAAAAGACCTAAACTTTCTTGTACAAACTGTACATCTACCTCAACTGGAAGAAGTGTTGGCCATGGTTTAAATGCAGTATCAg ATTCTACTTGGAGGCATAGTCAAGTTCCCAGGTCTTCATCAGTGGTACTTGGATCATTTGGAACTGACTTGATGAGAGAGAGGAGAACAGATTCCTCCATTAGTAATCTTGCGGATTATAGTCACCGAAGTGGTGATTTCACAACTTCATCAT gtgttCAAGACAGAGTTCCTTCTTCATATTCACAAGGAGCAAGACCAAAAGAGAACTCATTGAGCACTTTACAATTGAGTGCATCATCTACTAACCACCAAATGCCTTCTGAACATCAAACCATACCATGTTCTAGGGACTCTGGTAGAAATTCTTTAAGATCAGATTTTTCTCCAAGAGAATTAGAATCTCCCCAAAGCAGTATGCAGCCTGGATTTTCTTATACTTCAAATAGAGGTGAAACCTCAACTATAGGCAGTTCAGATAGGATTAACTCATCTCACAGATCATTTCAAGAATCTTCTGACAATGAAGGTAGACGCACAACAAGGAGATTGCTGTCACGTATAGCTTCTAGTATGTCATCTACTTTTTTTTCACGAAGGTCTAATCAAGACTCCTTGAATACAAGGTCATTGAGTTCTGAAAATTCTTATGTTTCTCCAAGAATCTTGACAGGTTCTCAGTCTCGTGGTAATGCAGCATCAGCCTCTGATATTCCTGATAATAGGGCATCCGAAGCTTCTCAGGGATTTCGATTTCTTCGGCGAAGATGGGGTTTGTCATCTCTTAGCCAAAATCATAACTCTGAGCCAGATTCCCAAAATTTTAGCCAAGAATCTGAAGGCAGAAATACAGGACCATGGTTATCTTCCTCACTTAGAAATAGATGCACACCTTTGTTCTCTAGAAGGAGGCGAGAGGGACGAGATGAATCTTCAAGGATATCTACCTCTGATATACCATCTAGATCTCATCATCTTTTTAGAAGAGAATCAAATGAAGTGGTTCACCTTGAAGCACAGAGTGAGCCCCTTGGGGCTGGTGCCAACAGACCGCAGGCATCTGCAGCACCAAGCAGTGTTGGTACAGGTGACTCCCCCTCAGATTCAACTCGGAGCGGACGAAGTACAGGGATAACGGGGATCCTTCCTGGTTCCTTATTTCGATTTGCAGTGCCCCCAGCACTTGGAAATAATTTGACTGATAATGTTATGATCACTGTAGATATTATTCCTTCAGGGTGGAGTTCATCTGatggaaaaaatgataaaactaaaaatgtaCCTTCAAGAGACCCAGAAAgactacagaaaataaaagagag CCTCCTTTTAGAGGActctgaagaagaagaaggtGATTTATGTAGAATTTGTCAGATGGCAGCTGCATCATCCTCTAACTTGCTGATAGAGCCATGCAAGTGCACCGGAAGTTTACAGTATGTCCACCAAGAGTGTATGAAGAAATGGTTACAGGCCAAAATTAACTCTG gttCTTCACTAGAGGCTGTAACCACCTGTGAACTCTGTAAAGAGAAGTTGCAGCTTAACCTGGAGGATTTTGATATTCATGAACTACATAGAGCTCGTGCAAATGAACAA GCTGAGTATGAGTTTATCAGCTCTGGTCTCTACCTAGTTGTGTTATTGCACTTGTGCGAACAAAGCTTTTCTGATATGATGGGAAATACGAATGAACCAAGCACACGTGTCCGA
- the MARCHF7 gene encoding E3 ubiquitin-protein ligase MARCHF7 isoform X6: MESKPSRIPRRISVQPASSLSARLMSGSRGSGLNDTYHSRDSSFRLDSEYQSASAAASPFQPTWYSESEITQGARSRSQNQQRDHDSKRPKLSCTNCTSTSTGRSVGHGLNAVSDSTWRHSQVPRSSSVVLGSFGTDLMRERRTDSSISNLADYSHRSGDFTTSSCVQDRVPSSYSQGARPKENSLSTLQLSASSTNHQMPSEHQTIPCSRDSGRNSLRSDFSPRELESPQSSMQPGFSYTSNRGETSTIGSSDRINSSHRSFQESSDNEGRRTTRRLLSRIASSMSSTFFSRRSNQDSLNTRSLSSENSYVSPRILTGSQSRGNAASASDIPDNRASEASQGFRFLRRRWGLSSLSQNHNSEPDSQNFSQESEGRNTGPWLSSSLRNRCTPLFSRRRREGRDESSRISTSDIPSRSHHLFRRESNEVVHLEAQSEPLGAGANRPQASAAPSSVGTGDSPSDSTRSGRSTGITGILPGSLFRFAVPPALGNNLTDNVMITVDIIPSGWSSSDGKNDKTKNVPSRDPERLQKIKESLLLEDSEEEEGDLCRICQMAAASSSNLLIEPCKCTGSLQYVHQECMKKWLQAKINSGSSLEAVTTCELCKEKLQLNLEDFDIHELHRARANEQAEYEFISSGLYLVVLLHLCEQSFSDMMGNTNEPSTRVRFINLARTLQAHMEDLEIQVHRVG; the protein is encoded by the exons ATGGAGTCTAAACCTTCAAGGATTCCAAGAAGAATTTCTGTTCAACCTGCTAGCTCTTTAAGTGCTAGGTTGATGTCTGGAAGCAGAGGAAGTGGTTTAAATGATACCTATCACTCAAGGGACTCTTCCTTTCGACTGGATTCGGAATATCAG TCTGCATCAGCAGCTGCGTCACCATTTCAACCTACATGGTATAGTGAGTCTGAGATAACTCAGGGAGCACGCTCAAGATCACAAAACCAGCAACGGGATCATGATTCAAAAAGACCTAAACTTTCTTGTACAAACTGTACATCTACCTCAACTGGAAGAAGTGTTGGCCATGGTTTAAATGCAGTATCAg ATTCTACTTGGAGGCATAGTCAAGTTCCCAGGTCTTCATCAGTGGTACTTGGATCATTTGGAACTGACTTGATGAGAGAGAGGAGAACAGATTCCTCCATTAGTAATCTTGCGGATTATAGTCACCGAAGTGGTGATTTCACAACTTCATCAT gtgttCAAGACAGAGTTCCTTCTTCATATTCACAAGGAGCAAGACCAAAAGAGAACTCATTGAGCACTTTACAATTGAGTGCATCATCTACTAACCACCAAATGCCTTCTGAACATCAAACCATACCATGTTCTAGGGACTCTGGTAGAAATTCTTTAAGATCAGATTTTTCTCCAAGAGAATTAGAATCTCCCCAAAGCAGTATGCAGCCTGGATTTTCTTATACTTCAAATAGAGGTGAAACCTCAACTATAGGCAGTTCAGATAGGATTAACTCATCTCACAGATCATTTCAAGAATCTTCTGACAATGAAGGTAGACGCACAACAAGGAGATTGCTGTCACGTATAGCTTCTAGTATGTCATCTACTTTTTTTTCACGAAGGTCTAATCAAGACTCCTTGAATACAAGGTCATTGAGTTCTGAAAATTCTTATGTTTCTCCAAGAATCTTGACAGGTTCTCAGTCTCGTGGTAATGCAGCATCAGCCTCTGATATTCCTGATAATAGGGCATCCGAAGCTTCTCAGGGATTTCGATTTCTTCGGCGAAGATGGGGTTTGTCATCTCTTAGCCAAAATCATAACTCTGAGCCAGATTCCCAAAATTTTAGCCAAGAATCTGAAGGCAGAAATACAGGACCATGGTTATCTTCCTCACTTAGAAATAGATGCACACCTTTGTTCTCTAGAAGGAGGCGAGAGGGACGAGATGAATCTTCAAGGATATCTACCTCTGATATACCATCTAGATCTCATCATCTTTTTAGAAGAGAATCAAATGAAGTGGTTCACCTTGAAGCACAGAGTGAGCCCCTTGGGGCTGGTGCCAACAGACCGCAGGCATCTGCAGCACCAAGCAGTGTTGGTACAGGTGACTCCCCCTCAGATTCAACTCGGAGCGGACGAAGTACAGGGATAACGGGGATCCTTCCTGGTTCCTTATTTCGATTTGCAGTGCCCCCAGCACTTGGAAATAATTTGACTGATAATGTTATGATCACTGTAGATATTATTCCTTCAGGGTGGAGTTCATCTGatggaaaaaatgataaaactaaaaatgtaCCTTCAAGAGACCCAGAAAgactacagaaaataaaagagag CCTCCTTTTAGAGGActctgaagaagaagaaggtGATTTATGTAGAATTTGTCAGATGGCAGCTGCATCATCCTCTAACTTGCTGATAGAGCCATGCAAGTGCACCGGAAGTTTACAGTATGTCCACCAAGAGTGTATGAAGAAATGGTTACAGGCCAAAATTAACTCTG gttCTTCACTAGAGGCTGTAACCACCTGTGAACTCTGTAAAGAGAAGTTGCAGCTTAACCTGGAGGATTTTGATATTCATGAACTACATAGAGCTCGTGCAAATGAACAA GCTGAGTATGAGTTTATCAGCTCTGGTCTCTACCTAGTTGTGTTATTGCACTTGTGCGAACAAAGCTTTTCTGATATGATGGGAAATACGAATGAACCAAGCACACGTGTCCGA
- the MARCHF7 gene encoding E3 ubiquitin-protein ligase MARCHF7 isoform X3, which translates to MESKPSRIPRRISVQPASSLSARLMSGSRGSGLNDTYHSRDSSFRLDSEYQSASAAASPFQPTWYSESEITQGARSRSQNQQRDHDSKRPKLSCTNCTSTSTGRSVGHGLNAVSDSTWRHSQVPRSSSVVLGSFGTDLMRERRTDSSISNLADYSHRSGDFTTSSCVQDRVPSSYSQGARPKENSLSTLQLSASSTNHQMPSEHQTIPCSRDSGRNSLRSDFSPRELESPQSSMQPGFSYTSNRGETSTIGSSDRINSSHRSFQESSDNEGRRTTRRLLSRIASSMSSTFFSRRSNQDSLNTRSLSSENSYVSPRILTGSQSRGNAASASDIPDNRASEASQGFRFLRRRWGLSSLSQNHNSEPDSQNFSQESEGRNTGPWLSSSLRNRCTPLFSRRRREGRDESSRISTSDIPSRSHHLFRRESNEVVHLEAQSEPLGAGANRPQASAAPSSVGTGDSPSDSTRSGRSTGITGILPGSLFRFAVPPALGNNLTDNVMITVDIIPSGWSSSDGKNDKTKNVPSRDPERLQKIKESLLLEDSEEEEGDLCRICQMAAASSSNLLIEPCKCTGSLQYVHQECMKKWLQAKINSGSSLEAVTTCELCKEKLQLNLEDFDIHELHRARANEQAEYEFISSGLYLVVLLHLCEQSFSDMMGNTNEPSTRVRFINLARTLQAHMEDLETVISQILLRCVRALASSLLFV; encoded by the exons ATGGAGTCTAAACCTTCAAGGATTCCAAGAAGAATTTCTGTTCAACCTGCTAGCTCTTTAAGTGCTAGGTTGATGTCTGGAAGCAGAGGAAGTGGTTTAAATGATACCTATCACTCAAGGGACTCTTCCTTTCGACTGGATTCGGAATATCAG TCTGCATCAGCAGCTGCGTCACCATTTCAACCTACATGGTATAGTGAGTCTGAGATAACTCAGGGAGCACGCTCAAGATCACAAAACCAGCAACGGGATCATGATTCAAAAAGACCTAAACTTTCTTGTACAAACTGTACATCTACCTCAACTGGAAGAAGTGTTGGCCATGGTTTAAATGCAGTATCAg ATTCTACTTGGAGGCATAGTCAAGTTCCCAGGTCTTCATCAGTGGTACTTGGATCATTTGGAACTGACTTGATGAGAGAGAGGAGAACAGATTCCTCCATTAGTAATCTTGCGGATTATAGTCACCGAAGTGGTGATTTCACAACTTCATCAT gtgttCAAGACAGAGTTCCTTCTTCATATTCACAAGGAGCAAGACCAAAAGAGAACTCATTGAGCACTTTACAATTGAGTGCATCATCTACTAACCACCAAATGCCTTCTGAACATCAAACCATACCATGTTCTAGGGACTCTGGTAGAAATTCTTTAAGATCAGATTTTTCTCCAAGAGAATTAGAATCTCCCCAAAGCAGTATGCAGCCTGGATTTTCTTATACTTCAAATAGAGGTGAAACCTCAACTATAGGCAGTTCAGATAGGATTAACTCATCTCACAGATCATTTCAAGAATCTTCTGACAATGAAGGTAGACGCACAACAAGGAGATTGCTGTCACGTATAGCTTCTAGTATGTCATCTACTTTTTTTTCACGAAGGTCTAATCAAGACTCCTTGAATACAAGGTCATTGAGTTCTGAAAATTCTTATGTTTCTCCAAGAATCTTGACAGGTTCTCAGTCTCGTGGTAATGCAGCATCAGCCTCTGATATTCCTGATAATAGGGCATCCGAAGCTTCTCAGGGATTTCGATTTCTTCGGCGAAGATGGGGTTTGTCATCTCTTAGCCAAAATCATAACTCTGAGCCAGATTCCCAAAATTTTAGCCAAGAATCTGAAGGCAGAAATACAGGACCATGGTTATCTTCCTCACTTAGAAATAGATGCACACCTTTGTTCTCTAGAAGGAGGCGAGAGGGACGAGATGAATCTTCAAGGATATCTACCTCTGATATACCATCTAGATCTCATCATCTTTTTAGAAGAGAATCAAATGAAGTGGTTCACCTTGAAGCACAGAGTGAGCCCCTTGGGGCTGGTGCCAACAGACCGCAGGCATCTGCAGCACCAAGCAGTGTTGGTACAGGTGACTCCCCCTCAGATTCAACTCGGAGCGGACGAAGTACAGGGATAACGGGGATCCTTCCTGGTTCCTTATTTCGATTTGCAGTGCCCCCAGCACTTGGAAATAATTTGACTGATAATGTTATGATCACTGTAGATATTATTCCTTCAGGGTGGAGTTCATCTGatggaaaaaatgataaaactaaaaatgtaCCTTCAAGAGACCCAGAAAgactacagaaaataaaagagag CCTCCTTTTAGAGGActctgaagaagaagaaggtGATTTATGTAGAATTTGTCAGATGGCAGCTGCATCATCCTCTAACTTGCTGATAGAGCCATGCAAGTGCACCGGAAGTTTACAGTATGTCCACCAAGAGTGTATGAAGAAATGGTTACAGGCCAAAATTAACTCTG gttCTTCACTAGAGGCTGTAACCACCTGTGAACTCTGTAAAGAGAAGTTGCAGCTTAACCTGGAGGATTTTGATATTCATGAACTACATAGAGCTCGTGCAAATGAACAA GCTGAGTATGAGTTTATCAGCTCTGGTCTCTACCTAGTTGTGTTATTGCACTTGTGCGAACAAAGCTTTTCTGATATGATGGGAAATACGAATGAACCAAGCACACGTGTCCGA
- the MARCHF7 gene encoding E3 ubiquitin-protein ligase MARCHF7 isoform X7, which produces MESKPSRIPRRISVQPASSLSARLMSGSRGSGLNDTYHSRDSSFRLDSEYQSASAAASPFQPTWYSESEITQGARSRSQNQQRDHDSKRPKLSCTNCTSTSTGRSVGHGLNAVSDSTWRHSQVPRSSSVVLGSFGTDLMRERRTDSSISNLADYSHRSGDFTTSSCVQDRVPSSYSQGARPKENSLSTLQLSASSTNHQMPSEHQTIPCSRDSGRNSLRSDFSPRELESPQSSMQPGFSYTSNRGETSTIGSSDRINSSHRSFQESSDNEGRRTTRRLLSRIASSMSSTFFSRRSNQDSLNTRSLSSENSYVSPRILTGSQSRGNAASASDIPDNRASEASQGFRFLRRRWGLSSLSQNHNSEPDSQNFSQESEGRNTGPWLSSSLRNRCTPLFSRRRREGRDESSRISTSDIPSRSHHLFRRESNEVVHLEAQSEPLGAGANRPQASAAPSSVGTGDSPSDSTRSGRSTGITGILPGSLFRFAVPPALGNNLTDNVMITVDIIPSGWSSSDGKNDKTKNVPSRDPERLQKIKESLLLEDSEEEEGDLCRICQMAAASSSNLLIEPCKCTGSLQYVHQECMKKWLQAKINSGSSLEAVTTCELCKEKLQLNLEDFDIHELHRARANEQAEYEFISSGLYLVVLLHLCEQSFSDMMGNTNEPSTRVRLQKMILKRMETITEHLILPNCI; this is translated from the exons ATGGAGTCTAAACCTTCAAGGATTCCAAGAAGAATTTCTGTTCAACCTGCTAGCTCTTTAAGTGCTAGGTTGATGTCTGGAAGCAGAGGAAGTGGTTTAAATGATACCTATCACTCAAGGGACTCTTCCTTTCGACTGGATTCGGAATATCAG TCTGCATCAGCAGCTGCGTCACCATTTCAACCTACATGGTATAGTGAGTCTGAGATAACTCAGGGAGCACGCTCAAGATCACAAAACCAGCAACGGGATCATGATTCAAAAAGACCTAAACTTTCTTGTACAAACTGTACATCTACCTCAACTGGAAGAAGTGTTGGCCATGGTTTAAATGCAGTATCAg ATTCTACTTGGAGGCATAGTCAAGTTCCCAGGTCTTCATCAGTGGTACTTGGATCATTTGGAACTGACTTGATGAGAGAGAGGAGAACAGATTCCTCCATTAGTAATCTTGCGGATTATAGTCACCGAAGTGGTGATTTCACAACTTCATCAT gtgttCAAGACAGAGTTCCTTCTTCATATTCACAAGGAGCAAGACCAAAAGAGAACTCATTGAGCACTTTACAATTGAGTGCATCATCTACTAACCACCAAATGCCTTCTGAACATCAAACCATACCATGTTCTAGGGACTCTGGTAGAAATTCTTTAAGATCAGATTTTTCTCCAAGAGAATTAGAATCTCCCCAAAGCAGTATGCAGCCTGGATTTTCTTATACTTCAAATAGAGGTGAAACCTCAACTATAGGCAGTTCAGATAGGATTAACTCATCTCACAGATCATTTCAAGAATCTTCTGACAATGAAGGTAGACGCACAACAAGGAGATTGCTGTCACGTATAGCTTCTAGTATGTCATCTACTTTTTTTTCACGAAGGTCTAATCAAGACTCCTTGAATACAAGGTCATTGAGTTCTGAAAATTCTTATGTTTCTCCAAGAATCTTGACAGGTTCTCAGTCTCGTGGTAATGCAGCATCAGCCTCTGATATTCCTGATAATAGGGCATCCGAAGCTTCTCAGGGATTTCGATTTCTTCGGCGAAGATGGGGTTTGTCATCTCTTAGCCAAAATCATAACTCTGAGCCAGATTCCCAAAATTTTAGCCAAGAATCTGAAGGCAGAAATACAGGACCATGGTTATCTTCCTCACTTAGAAATAGATGCACACCTTTGTTCTCTAGAAGGAGGCGAGAGGGACGAGATGAATCTTCAAGGATATCTACCTCTGATATACCATCTAGATCTCATCATCTTTTTAGAAGAGAATCAAATGAAGTGGTTCACCTTGAAGCACAGAGTGAGCCCCTTGGGGCTGGTGCCAACAGACCGCAGGCATCTGCAGCACCAAGCAGTGTTGGTACAGGTGACTCCCCCTCAGATTCAACTCGGAGCGGACGAAGTACAGGGATAACGGGGATCCTTCCTGGTTCCTTATTTCGATTTGCAGTGCCCCCAGCACTTGGAAATAATTTGACTGATAATGTTATGATCACTGTAGATATTATTCCTTCAGGGTGGAGTTCATCTGatggaaaaaatgataaaactaaaaatgtaCCTTCAAGAGACCCAGAAAgactacagaaaataaaagagag CCTCCTTTTAGAGGActctgaagaagaagaaggtGATTTATGTAGAATTTGTCAGATGGCAGCTGCATCATCCTCTAACTTGCTGATAGAGCCATGCAAGTGCACCGGAAGTTTACAGTATGTCCACCAAGAGTGTATGAAGAAATGGTTACAGGCCAAAATTAACTCTG gttCTTCACTAGAGGCTGTAACCACCTGTGAACTCTGTAAAGAGAAGTTGCAGCTTAACCTGGAGGATTTTGATATTCATGAACTACATAGAGCTCGTGCAAATGAACAA GCTGAGTATGAGTTTATCAGCTCTGGTCTCTACCTAGTTGTGTTATTGCACTTGTGCGAACAAAGCTTTTCTGATATGATGGGAAATACGAATGAACCAAGCACACGTGTCCGA
- the MARCHF7 gene encoding E3 ubiquitin-protein ligase MARCHF7 isoform X5 yields the protein MESKPSRIPRRISVQPASSLSARLMSGSRGSGLNDTYHSRDSSFRLDSEYQSASAAASPFQPTWYSESEITQGARSRSQNQQRDHDSKRPKLSCTNCTSTSTGRSVGHGLNAVSDSTWRHSQVPRSSSVVLGSFGTDLMRERRTDSSISNLADYSHRSGDFTTSSCVQDRVPSSYSQGARPKENSLSTLQLSASSTNHQMPSEHQTIPCSRDSGRNSLRSDFSPRELESPQSSMQPGFSYTSNRGETSTIGSSDRINSSHRSFQESSDNEGRRTTRRLLSRIASSMSSTFFSRRSNQDSLNTRSLSSENSYVSPRILTGSQSRGNAASASDIPDNRASEASQGFRFLRRRWGLSSLSQNHNSEPDSQNFSQESEGRNTGPWLSSSLRNRCTPLFSRRRREGRDESSRISTSDIPSRSHHLFRRESNEVVHLEAQSEPLGAGANRPQASAAPSSVGTGDSPSDSTRSGRSTGITGILPGSLFRFAVPPALGNNLTDNVMITVDIIPSGWSSSDGKNDKTKNVPSRDPERLQKIKESLLLEDSEEEEGDLCRICQMAAASSSNLLIEPCKCTGSLQYVHQECMKKWLQAKINSGSSLEAVTTCELCKEKLQLNLEDFDIHELHRARANEQAEYEFISSGLYLVVLLHLCEQSFSDMMGNTNEPSTRVRFINLARTLQAHMEDLETVISQILLSFRR from the exons ATGGAGTCTAAACCTTCAAGGATTCCAAGAAGAATTTCTGTTCAACCTGCTAGCTCTTTAAGTGCTAGGTTGATGTCTGGAAGCAGAGGAAGTGGTTTAAATGATACCTATCACTCAAGGGACTCTTCCTTTCGACTGGATTCGGAATATCAG TCTGCATCAGCAGCTGCGTCACCATTTCAACCTACATGGTATAGTGAGTCTGAGATAACTCAGGGAGCACGCTCAAGATCACAAAACCAGCAACGGGATCATGATTCAAAAAGACCTAAACTTTCTTGTACAAACTGTACATCTACCTCAACTGGAAGAAGTGTTGGCCATGGTTTAAATGCAGTATCAg ATTCTACTTGGAGGCATAGTCAAGTTCCCAGGTCTTCATCAGTGGTACTTGGATCATTTGGAACTGACTTGATGAGAGAGAGGAGAACAGATTCCTCCATTAGTAATCTTGCGGATTATAGTCACCGAAGTGGTGATTTCACAACTTCATCAT gtgttCAAGACAGAGTTCCTTCTTCATATTCACAAGGAGCAAGACCAAAAGAGAACTCATTGAGCACTTTACAATTGAGTGCATCATCTACTAACCACCAAATGCCTTCTGAACATCAAACCATACCATGTTCTAGGGACTCTGGTAGAAATTCTTTAAGATCAGATTTTTCTCCAAGAGAATTAGAATCTCCCCAAAGCAGTATGCAGCCTGGATTTTCTTATACTTCAAATAGAGGTGAAACCTCAACTATAGGCAGTTCAGATAGGATTAACTCATCTCACAGATCATTTCAAGAATCTTCTGACAATGAAGGTAGACGCACAACAAGGAGATTGCTGTCACGTATAGCTTCTAGTATGTCATCTACTTTTTTTTCACGAAGGTCTAATCAAGACTCCTTGAATACAAGGTCATTGAGTTCTGAAAATTCTTATGTTTCTCCAAGAATCTTGACAGGTTCTCAGTCTCGTGGTAATGCAGCATCAGCCTCTGATATTCCTGATAATAGGGCATCCGAAGCTTCTCAGGGATTTCGATTTCTTCGGCGAAGATGGGGTTTGTCATCTCTTAGCCAAAATCATAACTCTGAGCCAGATTCCCAAAATTTTAGCCAAGAATCTGAAGGCAGAAATACAGGACCATGGTTATCTTCCTCACTTAGAAATAGATGCACACCTTTGTTCTCTAGAAGGAGGCGAGAGGGACGAGATGAATCTTCAAGGATATCTACCTCTGATATACCATCTAGATCTCATCATCTTTTTAGAAGAGAATCAAATGAAGTGGTTCACCTTGAAGCACAGAGTGAGCCCCTTGGGGCTGGTGCCAACAGACCGCAGGCATCTGCAGCACCAAGCAGTGTTGGTACAGGTGACTCCCCCTCAGATTCAACTCGGAGCGGACGAAGTACAGGGATAACGGGGATCCTTCCTGGTTCCTTATTTCGATTTGCAGTGCCCCCAGCACTTGGAAATAATTTGACTGATAATGTTATGATCACTGTAGATATTATTCCTTCAGGGTGGAGTTCATCTGatggaaaaaatgataaaactaaaaatgtaCCTTCAAGAGACCCAGAAAgactacagaaaataaaagagag CCTCCTTTTAGAGGActctgaagaagaagaaggtGATTTATGTAGAATTTGTCAGATGGCAGCTGCATCATCCTCTAACTTGCTGATAGAGCCATGCAAGTGCACCGGAAGTTTACAGTATGTCCACCAAGAGTGTATGAAGAAATGGTTACAGGCCAAAATTAACTCTG gttCTTCACTAGAGGCTGTAACCACCTGTGAACTCTGTAAAGAGAAGTTGCAGCTTAACCTGGAGGATTTTGATATTCATGAACTACATAGAGCTCGTGCAAATGAACAA GCTGAGTATGAGTTTATCAGCTCTGGTCTCTACCTAGTTGTGTTATTGCACTTGTGCGAACAAAGCTTTTCTGATATGATGGGAAATACGAATGAACCAAGCACACGTGTCCGA